Part of the Henckelia pumila isolate YLH828 chromosome 2, ASM3356847v2, whole genome shotgun sequence genome is shown below.
CATGTACCTTattaagatttttatttttttacttttagaATAAAAGGGCATCGCATTGCTAAAATATTTTGTGTGATGTTCGAAATGTTGCCATGTTGGGACCCCTTGCATCTACGTTACTGAATGGAGATAATTTTTCTCTCATGCATATTGGATCACAAATTATTGTATATCATTTCTGAACTATCAAAATGCTATCGAAATTTTTGGCTTTGGAATTTAACTAGACCAGGATAAGTTGATCCATGATTTATTTTTCATCTTTCTTTCCAATTTTAGGTGTCATGTGAATCAATTCAGAGTCTTTCTTCTTCTCTTGGTTTTTTTCCCCATGGACACGGTAATAATAAGTTTGGCTATATATGAAGGGGATACTTGATTTGGCATTCAATGTGATTGCAGAGATCTGTTCGAGAAGATTTACCTCTCGTAGGGGATGGTGTTCGAGTTGCGGTTCAATTGTTTGGTTAAATGGCAACAAGTGCTCCAATACGACAAGTATCGGAGACACCAGCACCACCcaccaaatcaaacctctatcGACGCCACAGGTGAAACCTTTCGATTCTCAGACACATCTTTGATGTAGGGCAATCTCTAGTTGTGCTTTGAATTCTTAGCATCATAGAATCTTGGTTATCCATCAGCTTCCTAGGAAACTGCAAAAATACCGAGGAATAGAAAATCATGTGAAAGAAACAATATTATTGTTTTCGTTTGTGTGACCTTTCTGTGTTTAAATTGATCAAATATCTCATCACAAAACAATTCACGGTGTCCTAGGAATCTTCACTTGAAATAagccttttttaaaaaaaaattcttccaTATGTTTGGCAATCTTCATGCGTTGAATTGAAGCATGTCTAaaaatttcttgatttgatcagaTAATCCCTTATTTTCTAGCTGCAATCAAATGCCACAAAAACAAACATAATCCAAGTTAACCTAAGCCAAATTTTGGCAGATTGTGGAGTATATCTTAGGTGGCTCTTTTTCATCAGAATCTTCCTCCGACAGTGACAGTGACACAGATGACAATTCCTACTGTAAGCTATGGGCATATGACAGAATGCTCTGGACAACGGTGTTCGTATGAACTTgattttttgagttttgaatttaacatattGTTCTAAATAAAAATCTTATGCCAGAAAATTCATTGTataaattaaattgatttatttgaaattatactTGTAtagtttcaatattttaatttaatttaaattaaatttaatagaaaatagaAATTGTTTAGTGTAAGAACTGGTGTGCTTGGTTCAAATTCTAATGTAAAATTCCATTAAATTTTTCGTCATCGTCCCTAAAAAAGTGCGTCCAAGTTTTAAGTTCAttgttattttttaagtttcaagttttaagttcGTTGTTTTTATATCAGAAAGACGATGCGTATGTCAGATACCTTAGCCCTTGAGCATCAGTCCATTCTttaataacaaatttttttccATCTCTCAATTATCACAGTAATCTCAAATATCATTTAGTTGCGATTCTTGTCACTTCTTATTTTTGGCTCGACAATCATCGCAAACGCACACGAACTTTTGAGTGAAAGATCTCAAAAACTTGTATCCATAATTctgttaaaaaaatttacttcaCCATTTTGATCTCAATTTTTCAAATCTATCGTTGAATATGTATTTCGAAAATACAAACCAAATCGAATTCATAACGAATATCGAACGTATTTCAACTAAATTACAGAGCCGCCACTTGCTTCGAGTGTATTACACCATGCTGTAATATGACAACAAATTTTCTTTTCGTCGCATCGTTTACTAGAACTTCGACTGCGATAAATTTGGATACCTAGTGGTTATCTTCAAGTGAACAcaactcataaaaaaataaataataacaataattttgttttttttattaaaacaaaaaacaaaaaacttcAGTGAAAACTCAAGTGCCTCACTAGTTGACCAAGTAGCCACAACAAAGCAATTTGATTCAAGTGGCAAAACTCAACTGCCTCACAAAATTACAGAATCCATTATAAATTATATGAAACCATAGACTTggtaaaaagaaaaacaaaccaGTACAGGCTTGGGTTCCTTCTATCAGACACCCGAGTTTTGCAGAAAAAAACAATCATAATGCACCATTTTGTGAGATCTATGGAAGCTTGTCTTTGATACCTTTAGGAAGTTTACTCAATACCTTCGCATCGAAAACAGCATATTGTTTCTTGAACTCTGCCTCAGCTTTCTCGGCAAAAGCATCAATCTGATCATCATATTTTTCATAGATTACAGGTATCGTGTGCACCAAAATGAAGCCTACATTTGAAGGGTGAAATGTGAAATCGAGAGAAATCTCAATCAAGAAATGCAAAGAATATTGCTTTTAATTCCAGAATTAAGCTACTACGTACCTATGTAAAACAAAGTGAGAAAGCTGCACCAACTTCCCAGAACAGATAATACCCATAGGCCAGCAATCACCTAAAAATCAGAAAACAGAATGATTTGATGATTAATGAACAAGCCATGTACAACTGGTCGATTGCAATAAACTTCAACTAAGGCAAACTGTTCACATGGACCAAAAATGATGCATTATTTAGTCAATTTGAAGACAACTTTCCTGGCCATCAAGAAATCTATGGTGTAAGAATATTTGTTAATATCGAAGGCAAAATGAAATTAAACTGGAAACTGCATTTCAATAATCACGAGTAAAAAAATGCTAGCACATACAGCAAGGAATTTCTTCAGATCTCTCCCACGCGCAATATCTCGAATGATAGCAAAAGCTCTGTTGAATTCGACCCTAAAGGCAGAAGCCACACCCAAGACAATATCCTCTGGAATAATGACTTCTGGGATCTTAGGTGGAGATCTGGGATGCAAAAGTAAAACTGAAAAGTAAGAAGAATGTAAAAAAAATGCGAAAAAAAGGAAATCTTATGGGCCACTCGAGAAGTATACTTGTTGATGAACGTGGATGCATTTGACCACAAGAAAAGGACTGCCAGGGCAAGAATCAGGATATGGCAAACAAGTGAGAGCAGATGATATTCAAGCAGTTCAAAAAACACCCAAATTGTGGTGGCAACACCAAGCAACCCGCCAGAAATTTTCTTGTCCCTCCATAGGAAAATATCAGCAGCTGACAGATTATCAGTGTGAGACGATATATAATTCAAAAGACTTGCTCTAATTGTATTCAAAATGCCAGCGATAAAATATATCCCACTACATAACAACATATCGCCAGTTCCTATGGCTGACAGATACATAGAACTTCAACAGAATGCATACAAGCACCAAGTGGTGTGCAAACCAATTGAGAACATTAAACATCAAATTTGAGACTGGTGCCAAACTCATAAACAACCAGACCCAGATCACAACTTAAATTTATAAACTATACCGTGTAATTCAGATAACAAAAGTACAAAACCAGCCCTCAAAACCAAAGAATTTGGTTCCTATGCGTTCACATCACAGACTCTTCGTTTTCCGAGAGAACATAAATCATCATAATAATAACAAGAACATTCCAGTAGTTCCTTGTTAAGATAAAACTGAAGGAGTCTAACTAACATGGCTTCACGTCAGACTCTTAGGACATAATATTCCAGTTCAAAACATGGAGTTCA
Proteins encoded:
- the LOC140880536 gene encoding reticulon-like protein B5, with translation MAEEHEKHEPTSDSLINKITEKFHSHDSSSSSSSDSDNDKDEKPTAKIYRLFGREKPVHKVLGGGKPADIFLWRDKKISGGLLGVATTIWVFFELLEYHLLSLVCHILILALAVLFLWSNASTFINKSPPKIPEVIIPEDIVLGVASAFRVEFNRAFAIIRDIARGRDLKKFLAVIAGLWVLSVLGSWCSFLTLFYIGFILVHTIPVIYEKYDDQIDAFAEKAEAEFKKQYAVFDAKVLSKLPKGIKDKLP